DNA sequence from the Paenibacillus physcomitrellae genome:
GGAAGATGCGGGGATTATCTCAAGCCTATACTTTTTGCCAACAACACCGTTATACACTATTATTTTTTGTTCTTGGCGTCCTCCTGCGGATTCTGCAGCTAGGCTCGATTCCTCCGGGGCTGAATCAGGACGAAGCCTCTATCGGATATGATGCCTTTTCCATTCTTCATTATGGAATCGACCGCAACAGCATGCCTATGCCTGTCCATTTAATTGCGTGGGGAAGCGGTCAGAACGCCTTATATGCTTATTTATCCATGCCATTTATCGCGGTTATGGGTCTTACTCCGCTGTCTGTAAGGCTGCTGGGCGTGTTGGCTGGCATTGCTGCCATGCCCGTGTTCTGCCTGCTTGCCCGGCATCTCTTCCGTTCCCAAGCCGCAGCTCCGGTCGCCATGCTGCTTATAGCTATAAATCCCTGGCACATCATGATGTCCAGATGGGCTTTGGAGTCTAATTTGTTCCCTACTCTGGTTTTGTTTGCCGTTTACTGCCTGGTAAAAGCGCTTCAGTCGCCGCGTTGGTTCTATGCTTTTACGACTGTTATGGCCATATCGCTGTATGCTTATGGAACAGCTTATTTCTTCGTTCCGGTGTTCCTCACTCTGATCGCCTTCTTGTTGTTCAAACGCAAACAGCTTAGCCTAAGAATGCTGCTGCTGAATTTCCTGCTGTTTATCATAATAGGCTTACCTATTCTATTATTTCTGTTAATCAACTGGCTGAATCTGCCTTCTATCATTACTCCGTTATTGTCCATACCCAGATTGACTGTGCCGCGCGTTGAAACCGTTACCACTTTTAGCGATGGACATTTCCTTCTCTCGGCAAGGGAGCATATACACAGCTTTATATCCCTTCTGCTGTCGGGCAGTGATGGTTTGCCTTGGAATTCAATCTCACCGTTCGGGTATGCATATCCTATTGGCCTTCCATTTGCTTTGCTCGGTCTGATTGCATCCATCTGGGCTTTGCGCAGCAACCGAGAGCCTCTTCAAGCCATCATCCTGTTGTGGCTGGGCTCTGCTGTTCTGATGGTTCTCATCATAGAGGTAAATATTAACCGGGTTAATGTTATATTTTACCCGATTATCTTGTTAATCTGCGGGGGTGTCCTGTTCTTTCACCGAATAAAGAAAGGGTTAAGCATTCTTTGCGCAGCCGCATTTCTTATTTACTTTTCAGCGTTCGCAGCTGTCTATTTCCGGGATTATCCGAAACAAATCAGCACTGTTTTTGCCAACCATTTAGGTGATGCGATTGATTTTGCCTCCGCCTCGACGCCGGGTACGATTTATATCACAAACAGAATTAACATGCCTTATATTTATGTGCTTTTTTACGAAAAGACCCGGACAGCCGACTTTATAAAAAGTGTGGTCTATGCCAATCCCGGCCAAGACTTTCAGCAAGTGTCTTCGTTTGGAAGATACCGGTTTGGGACTCCTTTCTTTCACAAGGCTCAACAAGCTGCTTACATTTTTGACGAAGGCGACCCACTTCCGCCAGCAAGCAGCGGCCTTATTTTTAAACGGTTTGGCCGGTATACGGTGGTGCTTGTTTTATGATGAGAGGTCTATTCTCCACTCCATCTGATCTATTCCTGCTTTGCATTTCATGCAAATACAAAAACGCTGCACAGAACCTCATAGGCTCCATGCAGCGTTTTTAACTTATCTATCTTATGATTCAAAATGCTTCAAAATCCATAGCCTCTATCCAAGATCCATCAATAGCTGGCTGGAATTTGAATGGAGATGGCGCTTTTGGCCGGCATAGGGAAAGCGATCACATCGTCTCCCTTAAGTTTTAAGCTAACCGTCTCTTCCTGCTCACTGTCATTGAAGAGAACGACAGCCTTGGAGGCATCCTTATTCACAAAAGCTACGGAACGGATCGCTTCCTCACTCGATTCAGAGGCGATTCGCAAAGCGCCCGGACGAATGATTTTGCTGAAATGAGCCAAAGCATAATAATCCAAAGTATAAACAAGCTCTCGCGTCTGCTGGTTAACCTGCACGATTCCCCGGCATGTGCTGTTGCCAAATCCCGGGACCGTGGGTCCATTTTGCTCATCCAGCGCCATATTCCACAGAATAAAGGATTTGCTATGGTTGCGCAGAATCTCAATTCCCGTACGCATCACGTTGCTAAAAGCTTGTTCGAAAGGAGGAATCCATTCCCCGCCGGAGCCTTCCGTGAAATGCACTTCCTTGCCCGGGAATTTCTCGAACACTTCGCTTTGCGCCGACGGTTTCCCGCCGTACCAGTGCCAAGCTACACCATCCACCTGCTCCATCGCTTGCTCGAACACGGTCGTTGGATAATCGGGACGATCCCAGTTATGATCATAACAAAGAATTTTGGTATGGAGTCCATGACTGACGAATGCAGGCTTCAAATGATCTCTAACAAATTCGGCCTGCGCCTCGGCCAACATCTTCATGCTTGGATAATGGCTTGGCTCATAAAGCGGTTCATTTTGCGGTGTTACCGCGTAAATATCAAGACCTTTATCTTTATAAGCTTGGATATAGCGCGCAAAATATTCGGCAAAAGCCGGATAATATTCTTTCTTCAGTTCTCCTGTTTTCATCGAACCGCTGGTCTTCATCCAGGCGGGTGCGCTCCACGGTGAAGCAAATAACTTCACTTCAGGGTTCAGCTTCCTGGCTTTGTGCAGCAGAGGAATAATATCTCCTTCATCATGGGCAATGGAGAAATGCTCCAGCTCCGGATCGGTCTCGCCTTCAGGCCTATCATTATAGCTGTAAATGGATCTGGCGTAGTCCGAAGCTCCCATTGGATTTCGTAATACAGACAATCCTATGCCTTCCGACGGGTCAAACAAACGGGTCATAACCTCCGCCTGCTGCCCTTCATCCAGAATTTGATGAATCAGATAAGCGGCCGAATCCGTAAAGGATGCTCCGAATCCATCTATCTCCTGAAAGGTTTCTTTCTCATCCAAAGTTACAGTAACCTTTTCTCCATCCGGTTTAGAACGGCTCGCCAGCTGCACCGCGGATTGCTGAATGAACAGTTCGCCTTCTCCTTTGGACTGGTAAATCAATAGCTCGGACATGAAGTCGCCTCCTGATGCTCGAATTAGAGTTAAGCACAAATTAGGGTAAAGAAGAGCCCTTTTCAAGGCCCTTCTCCATTTAGCTCATTACTTGATTCCCAGTTTCTCTCTGTTAGCCTGCATTTTCTCGCTGCGAATGTCTACAATTTTGCTCCAGTTGTTATCATCCAGGAATTTCTTGTAAGCATCCAGCGTTTTATTGAAATCATCATCCGTCTTAGATCTGATCAGACTAACCAGCGTAGTATTCCAAGTTGTGTCAATTGCGGACAACGAACGTGCCTCCGCCGTACCTTGATCCGGGTTGATATTTTCCAGAATGAAATGCGGTTTCAGCTTGCCATTGCCCCATTCCTGCATTTGCTTGATCGCCTCAGGAGAGGAGTCTTTGTTAAGGGCTTTATAACGGTCGTGTCCGAAGAAAATGAATTCGCCCATCCGGTAGTCCTTTTTGAACTTGTCGGAGTTAGTCAACTGCAGCTCTTTAACAGCCGGCAGGAATTCTACCGTTCCGTCCGAATTTTTCTTGTACGTTTCGCCTTCAATACCGAAGTTCACCAATGCCTGGCCTTCGTCACTCAGCAAATAAGTAAAGACTTGGATCGCTTTGGCTGGGTCTTTAGCTTTTTTCGTGATGTAGTTGATCATCCAGCCTGTAATACCCGATTGGTTCAGCGTTGGCTGGTTGCCAACCGTGCTTTGTGGTCCATCGACCGCGATGTATTTATCCTCAGGGTTGTTGGTCATAAACGTCTGCAGGTTGCCGCCTTGCTGTGGCACACCGTCGAGCATGATCGTTGCATATTTACCGGATTTAACTTTCTCTTCAAAAGCCGTACCGTCATCGGCAAAGCTGTCATCACTGATATCGCCGTTACGGTAAACGGTGTTAAGCGTTTTCAACCAGGTCAAGTAATCTTCATCCAGGTTGCGGTTATAGAACTTGCCGTCTTTGTCTTCCAGCGGCACGCCCAGGTAATCCTGAAGCACATCGCCCAGCGAACCTGTACCTGTTCCAATCGAGTTAAAGCCAAACGGAATCAATTGCGGGAACTGGCTTTTGATCTTCTCCATAGCACTTTCAAATTCTTCCGGTGTTTTCATACTAGGTTTGCCGATTGCCTCATACACGTCCTGGCGAATAATAAAGGCTGTTTTTGCCGGAATGGTACCGCTGTCATAATCGGCCTGCGTATTGGAGTAGTCGGGGTATCCGTACGTTTTGCCGTCTTTCTGCTGGAACCAGTTCATTGTATCCTTAGCAGCTACCTGGTTGAAATATGGATCATATTTCTCGGCCAGATCGTTAAGCGGCAGCGCCCATGTGGAAGCTTTCTGCGCAACGGCTGAATTGGAATCAAAGACCGTAATAATGTCAGGCATATCTCCGCCGGCGAAGAAGGTATTCAGTTTTGTATCGTCACCGGTGATGAATTTAATGTTGATATTCAAATCCTCTTTAATCTTTTTGGTTACTGTATCTTTACCGAAGTCTGTATTCCACCAGTCCGCATTAACGTACCAGGTCAGATCGGTTGTTTCCTTCTTCGTATCAAGCTTCCATGCCGGTGTCGATGGGTCCGGTGTATAGCGGCCATCCAGATCCGGAAGAGCAGCGCTCTTGGAACCTCCTCCGCCTCCGGAACCGCAGGCAGTGATTGTCAGCATGATTGCCAGCAGAACGGCACCCAGCGAAACCCCTTTTTTCCGCAATACTTTACTCATCTTTATCATGTTTGTTTACCTCCCTTTTTTATCAAAGCGTTTACCCCTTGGACTAGACTCCATGTTTCAGTGTACAGAATGCTTTTATTCCTTCACCGCCCCCATCATAATGCCAGAGATAAAGTACCTTTGAAGCAATGGATAAATTACAACAATCGGCAGAGTAGTAATTACGATTGTCGCAAGTTGAACCCCTTTAGTGGTGGTTTCGATCACGGCCGAGCTAGCATTTTGCATCGACTGCGTCTGGGACTGCACAATGATCTCGTACAGCTTCATCTGCAGCGGGTATAAGGCCTGATCTGTAATGTACAGCTTGGTAGTCAAGAAATCGTTCCATTGGCCGACGCCATTAAACAAGGCGATTGTAGCCATAGCCGGCATGGACAAAGGTATAAAAATCTTCAGGAAAATGCGCCACTCGCCTGCACCGTCGATTTTCGCCGATTCCTCAAGCGCATCCGGCACATTCCGAAAGAAGTTCATCAGGATAACTACATCGTAATAACTAAAGAGAGCAGGAATGATGTACACCCAGAAGGTGTTTAACAGTCCCAAGGACTTAATCAACAGGTAAATCGGGATCATACCGCCTGAGAAAAACATGGTGATGACGCCCATGGCGACATACAATTTGCGGCCACGCAGATTTTGTTTACTAAGCGCGTAACCGATCATCGCACAGAAGAAAACGTGGGTGGCGACGCCAAGCACCGTCTTGGACACCGAGATAAAAAAGGCCTGCCAAATGCTGTCGTCCTGGAATACCGCACGATAATTTTCCAAAGAAAACTCTGGGCTCCAGAATATAAATCCACCTTCTGCCAGCGCTTGCCCTGAACTCAATGAGGAAATAATGACATTCCACAAAGGGATAATAATAACAAGGGTAATGATAACAAGCAGCGTTATATTGAAGGCATTAAAGACGCGGCTGTTTAAATCTTCTCTAATCGCCTTTCGATTCATGAAAATGCCTCCTCTTATAGAACAGATTGATTATCGTTCAGCTTACTGGTGACTTTATTAGCTGTGACAAGCAGAATGACGGAAACAATGGAAACGCCCAGACCTACAGCGGTAGCGTACGAGAAATCCCCTTGCGTCAAGCCCATACGATATACGTAAGAGTTGATGACTTCCGCCGTTTCCCGGTTCTGCGAATTCATCAGTACCAAGGTTTGGTCCAAATTCGATCCCAATAAACCGCTTACAGTCAAGATCAGGTTTAAACTGATGATGGATCTCATGTTAGGGAGCGTAATATTCCAGATTTGCCGAATTCGGCTTGCCCCATCGATCTTCGCAGCTTCATAGTAGGTAGGGTCAATTTTGGCCATGATAGCGAGATACAGGATTGTTCCCCAGCCTGCTTCTTTCCAGATATCCGATAAAGTGGCGATCCACCAGTATTTGCCCGGATCCAGCAAAATGTTCTGGCCCTTTGAAATAATCCCTAGATCCAGCAGGATCTGATTAAAAAGCCCTGTTGTCGAGAACCAGTTGATCATCATGCCGCCAAGTACGATCCAAGACAGAAAGTGCGGCAAATAGGATACCGTCTGAACAAATTTCTTCATGCGTGTGAAACTCAATTCGTAGATCATAATCGCCAAAATAATAGGAATGATGAACCCAATACCTAATTTCAGAAAGCTGATTGCCAAAGTGTTGACTACAGCGTCCCAAAAATATTGGTCGGACATAATAATCTTGAAATTCTCCAGGCCCACCCATGGAGCCGAATCCAGCGTATCGATGACCGTATAGCTTTTAAAGGCAATAGTCAGACCATAAATAGGAATGTAACAAAAGATAATCATAAAAATAATGCCTGGAATGATCATCGACTGCAGTTCCCGTTGTCTCCAGAAATCTACAGCAAATTCCTTGATTTTTTGCCCCATCGTTGTTTTCTCGTTCGGTTTGCCGTTGACCGGCTCTGTCACCGCTAATTTGGCCATATTCTCTTCTCCCCTCCAGGCTCTTACCTTGTTGATTAGTGAACCATTTTCGATAAAAACGTTTTTATTTTGATGTAAAAAACCCCTAAAACTCCCTCCTCCTGTCCGAATCCAACTCGTTCAGCCCATTTTATTTTTACTGAAGCTTGACCTGACTGCTGCCTCTGACAACAAGCTCACCCTTTAGCCTTTGGCTGTGTCCCTGTTCCTTCTTCTCAATCATCCGGATCAGCTGTTCAATCGCCAGAATCCCCTGTCTCGCAATCTGATTCCTTACTGTCGTCAGTGGAGGTGAGAAATAAGGAGCAATATCGATATCGTCAAACCCTACCACACTAACCTGGGCAGGCACCTCATAACCATGATTCTCAAGAGCTTTAATACATCCGATAGCACTCAAGTCATTCCCTGCTAGAAAGGCGTCCGGCAGTTGTTCAGAATGTTGATAGATAAAAGACTTAATGGCATTATAAGTGCTTTCTTCTTCAAAATATCCCTGCAAAATATATTCCTCTTTGATTGGCAGCTGATATTCCTTAAGCGCAGCCAGGTATCCTTCCTTCCGCTGCTCACTGTCAAACATCGTTTCAACCCCGGAGATATAAGCAATATGCTTATGGCCCAAGCTGATCAAGTATTTCGTAGCCTCATAGCCGGCGATATAAGAATCGAAGATAATACTGCCCATAGTGTCATCCTCAATCTCGCGATCCAGAAAAACAGCTTTGACTTTATCTTTCTTCATAACAGCAATATCGTTCTCATCTATCCGCAATTCTTCGTAAATAATCACTCCGTCAACCCGGCTGCCTAATATATTATTCATGATAACCTGCTTATCCCGGGTAACGAAGACATTAAGCCCGTATCCGTAGCGGTCACATTCCCGTGCCATCGTTTCTACCAGCTTGTAAAAGTAAGGTCCCGTCACACTTGTCGTAAAGAATCCGATCATATGTGTTTTTCCTGACTTTAGCAGCTTGCCATTGAGATTAGGGACGTAATTCAATCGTTGTGCTACCTGAAGTACGTGCATTTTCGTTTCAGGATTAAGTACATCTACATCATTCAATGCATTAGAGACCGTTGAGATGGAAACTCCTGCTTCGCGGGCTACATCTTTTATAGTTATCCTTGCCAAAGTTTTCACCTCAAAATAAAAACGTTTTTATAGTTCTAAAGGGTAACATAAAAGCGTTTACATTACAACCCAAATATTTAAATTATCTTTTTAATCCGAATCATAGTTCGAACAATTCCAGGCTCATCCGCTTTTTTCCTATCTCTCGGGCCCGTACAGTGATCGCATTAAGCTTAATACTTACTTAACAAGCTTTATTAAGTTTAACCATAAGCCCATTAAAAACTTAATCACTAATTCTGCAGCCGCCGGCGCCAATCGTACCCAAAGCGCGCACCAAAGACTTTGAAAGAGACGTCCCCGTCCATACTCTGCACGATAGCAACAATAGACCACTCGCTGTGGCACGATGGGCTCGACAAGGCGCGATACACACTGCAAGGCACAATAGTACGGATAGATACGAGGTATATAGACAACATAAGCATCATAGAGACATCCTGAACAGCAGGAATCACCGTATGTATCCTAGCATCATAGATACACCATATTGCACCATTAACACTATAGACACCATTAATGCCACAGGAATCATAGACACCATAAACATCATAAATACTATAACACCGTAACACCATAGAATTTATAAAAAAACATATGTACCAAAGAACTTGATAACATCCTCTAATGCTTTCCAAGGTGGTTGGATGCTAAGCTAACCAATAACCGGGACCACCAGTATTTTATGATAAATGCTATCTATTCCTGCTCAAACTCCAAGAGTGTTAGCAGCCTCCTTGAAAGGCCACCTTATCTATATTATGAATATACGAAAGAAGCCTTGAAATCTTTAATAGATTTCAAGGCTTCTTAGAATTAATGCCGGTGAAGGGACTCGAACCCCCACGGTTTCCCTCACGATTTTGAGTCGCGCGCGTCTGCCAATTCCGCCACACCGGCTTATTAAAGTATGAAGTATATATGGCGTGCCCTAAGAGATTCGAACTCCTGACCTTTTGATTCGTAGTCAAACGCTCTATCCAGCTGAGCTAAGGGCACATATTATATACAACTTAAAAATACTGGAGGCGCCACCCAGACTCGAACTGGGGATAAAGCTTTTGCAGAGCTGTGCCTTACCACTTGGCTATGGCGCCAAAATAATGGAGCGGACGACGGGAATCGAACCCGCGACCCTCGCCTTGGCAAGGCGATGCTCTACCGCTGAGCCACGTCCGCGAAATGGCTGGGGATATAGGATTCGAACCTATGCATGACGGAGTCAAAGTCCGTTGCCTTACCGCTTGGCTAATCCCCAAAATTTCTGAAAAGTTAATAATGGGGCGATCGATGGGACTTGAACCCACGAATGCCGGAGCCACAATCCGGTGCGTTAACCCCTTCGCCACGACCGCCATAAAAACTTTCCTATTCAGTTATAAAAATATGGCAGGGGCAGCAGGAATTGAACCCACACCAAAGGTTTTGGAGACCTTTGTTCTACCTTTAAACTATGCCCCTATATAAACTGGTGGAGGCTGATGGATTCGAACCACCGAACCCGTAAGGGAGCAGATTTACAGTCTGATGCGTTTGGCCACTTCGCTAAGCCTCCACAGTAAATGGTGCCGTCGAGAGGACTTGAACCCCCAACCTACTGATTACAAGTCAGTTGCTCTACCAGTTGAGCTACAACGGCTTATTCAATTGTAAAAATGGTGGCTCGGGACGGAATCGAACCGCCGACACGAGGATTTTCAGTCCTCTGCTCTACCGACTGAGCTACCGAGCCAAAAACATGGCGGAACCGACGGGATTCGAACCCGCGATCTCCTGCGTGACAGGCAGGCATGTTAGGCCTCTACACCACGGTTCCACAGCCTAAGGTCTTGCATTTGATCCCTTAAAGGGATTATTGCGGGGGCAGGATTTGAACCTGCGGCCTTCGGGTTATGAGCCCGACGAGCTACCGGGCTGCTCCACCCCGCGTCAGTAAAAAGTATTTATTATGTTATATGGTGGAGGCTGAGGGGATCGAACCCCCGACCCTCTGCTTGTAAGGCAGATGCTCTCCCAGCTGAGCTAAGCCTCCAAATTGAACACAATATCTAGTATATCATATTCATAACAAGTTAGTCAACTTCATTGTTGAAGTTAATGGTGACCCGTAGGGGATTCGAACCCCTGTTACCTCCGTGAAAGGGAGGTGTCTTAACCCCTTGACCAACGGGCCTGACTATAATGGCGGAGAGAGAGGGATTCGAACCCTCGAGACGCTTGTGACGCCTACACGATTTCCAATCGTGCTCCTTCGGCCAACTCGGACACCTCTCCATATGGCTCCCCGAACAGGACTCGAACCTGTGACAACTCGATTAACAGTCGAGTGCTCTACCAACTGAGCTATCAGGGAATATAACATTCAGATGCTTGATCACCTGAAAACTGGATACGAAACAATCAATTGCGATTAGATCTATTTGGATAAGCCCTCGACCGATTAGTACTGGTCAGCTCCATGCATTGCTGCACTTCCACCCCCAGCCTATCTACCTCGTCGTCGTCAAGGGGTCTTACTAGTTGGGAAATCTCATCTTGAGGGGGGCTTCACGCTTAGATGCTTTCAGCGCTTATCCCTTCCGCACGTAGCTACCCAGCTGTGCTCCTGGCGGAACAACTGGTGCACCAGCGGTGCGTCCATCCCGGTCCTCTCGTACTAAGGACAGCTCCTCTCAAATTTCCTACGCCCACGACAGATAGGGACCGAACTGTCTCACGACGTTCTGAACCCAGCTCGCGTACCGCTTTAATGGGCGAACAGCCCAACCCTTGGGACCTACTTCAGCCCCAGGATGCGATGAGCCGACATCGAGGTGCCAAACCTCCCCGTCGATGTGGACTCTTGGGGGAGATAAGCCTGTTATCCCCAGGGTAGCTTTTATCCGTTGAGCGATGGCCCTTCCATGCGGTACCACCGGATCACTAAGCCCGACTTTCGTCCCTGCTCGACTTGTCAGTCTCGCAGTCAAGCTCCCTTTTGCCTTTGCACTCTTCGAATGATTTCCAACCATTCTGAGGGACCCTTGGGGCGCCTCCGTTACTCTTTAGGAGGCGACCGCCCCAGTCAAACTGCCCACCTGACACTGTCCCCATGCCCGATTAGGGCACCAGGTTAGAACTCCGATACGATCAGGGTGGTATCCCCACGGCGCATCCAAGGAAGCTTGCGCTCCCTCTTCCTAGGCTCCCACCTATCCTGTACAAATCGTATCAAAGTCCAATATCAAGCTGCAGTAAAGCTCCATGGGGTCTTTCTGTCTTGTCGCGGGTAACCTGCATCTTCACAGGTATTAAAATTTCACCGGATCTCTCGCTGAGACAGCGCCCAAGTCGTTACGCCATTCGTGCGGGTCAGAATTTACCTGACAAGGAATTTCGCTACCTTAGGACCGTTATAGTTACGGCCGCCGTTTACTGGGGCTTCAGTTCATAGCTTCGGGTTACCCCTAACCACTCCCCTTAACCTTCCAGCACCGGGCAGGCGTCAGCCCGTATACTTCGCCTTACGGCTTCGCACAGACCTGTGTTTTTGCTAAACAGTCGCTTGGGCCTTTTCACTGCGGCCCCCTCGGGCTATTCACCCTACCGAGGCACCCCTTCTCCCGAAGTTACGGGGTCATTTTGCCGAGTTCCTTAACGAGAGTTCTTCCGCGCGCCTTAGAATTCTCTTCTCGCCTACCTGTGTCGGTTTACGGTACGGGCACCTTCACCTGGCTAGAGGCTTTTCTTGGCAGTGTGAGATCATGACCTTCGCTACTGCAATTTTCGCTCCCCATCACAGCCCAAGGTTATGTAGCACGGATTTGCCTCTGCTACCCTCTCACTGCTTGGACGGACATCCATCAGTCCGCGTCACTACCCTGCTGCGTCACCCCAGCGCTCATAGCGGTTTACGGTGGTACAGGAATTTCCACCTGTTGTCCTTCGACTACGCCTGTCGGCCTCGCCTTAGGTCCCGACTTACCCTGAGCGGCCGAACCTTCCTCAGGAACCCTTAGGCTTTCGGCGGATCAGATTCTCACTGATCTTTTCGTTACTCATACCGGCATTCTCACTTGTGTACTCTCCAGCGCTCCTTACGATACACCTTCAACGCATACACAACGCTCCCCTACCCCTGATGCAAGCATCAAGCCATAGCTTCGGTGGTGTGTTTAGCCCCGTTACATTTTCGGCGCAGAGTCACTCGACCAGTGAGCTATTACGCACTCTTTAAATGGTGGCTGCTTCTAAGCCAACATCCTGGTTGTCTGTGCAACTCCACATCCTTTCCCACTTAACACACACTTGGGGACCTTAGCTGATGGTCTGGGCTGTTTCCCTTTTGACAATGGATCTTAGCACTCACTGTCTGACTCCCGGTTAATCAGTCTATGGCATTCGGAGTTTGACTGAGCTTGGTAACCCTTGCGGGCCCCGCACCCAATCAGTGCTCTACCTCCACGACTGTACCACCGAGGCTAGCCCTAAAGCTATTTCGGGGAGAACCAGCTATCTCCGAGTTCGATTGGAATTTCTCCGCTACCCCCACCTCATCCCCGAACTTTTCA
Encoded proteins:
- a CDS encoding carbohydrate ABC transporter permease — translated: MNRKAIREDLNSRVFNAFNITLLVIITLVIIIPLWNVIISSLSSGQALAEGGFIFWSPEFSLENYRAVFQDDSIWQAFFISVSKTVLGVATHVFFCAMIGYALSKQNLRGRKLYVAMGVITMFFSGGMIPIYLLIKSLGLLNTFWVYIIPALFSYYDVVILMNFFRNVPDALEESAKIDGAGEWRIFLKIFIPLSMPAMATIALFNGVGQWNDFLTTKLYITDQALYPLQMKLYEIIVQSQTQSMQNASSAVIETTTKGVQLATIVITTLPIVVIYPLLQRYFISGIMMGAVKE
- a CDS encoding glycoside hydrolase family 30 protein — protein: MSELLIYQSKGEGELFIQQSAVQLASRSKPDGEKVTVTLDEKETFQEIDGFGASFTDSAAYLIHQILDEGQQAEVMTRLFDPSEGIGLSVLRNPMGASDYARSIYSYNDRPEGETDPELEHFSIAHDEGDIIPLLHKARKLNPEVKLFASPWSAPAWMKTSGSMKTGELKKEYYPAFAEYFARYIQAYKDKGLDIYAVTPQNEPLYEPSHYPSMKMLAEAQAEFVRDHLKPAFVSHGLHTKILCYDHNWDRPDYPTTVFEQAMEQVDGVAWHWYGGKPSAQSEVFEKFPGKEVHFTEGSGGEWIPPFEQAFSNVMRTGIEILRNHSKSFILWNMALDEQNGPTVPGFGNSTCRGIVQVNQQTRELVYTLDYYALAHFSKIIRPGALRIASESSEEAIRSVAFVNKDASKAVVLFNDSEQEETVSLKLKGDDVIAFPMPAKSAISIQIPASY
- a CDS encoding LacI family DNA-binding transcriptional regulator, which codes for MARITIKDVAREAGVSISTVSNALNDVDVLNPETKMHVLQVAQRLNYVPNLNGKLLKSGKTHMIGFFTTSVTGPYFYKLVETMARECDRYGYGLNVFVTRDKQVIMNNILGSRVDGVIIYEELRIDENDIAVMKKDKVKAVFLDREIEDDTMGSIIFDSYIAGYEATKYLISLGHKHIAYISGVETMFDSEQRKEGYLAALKEYQLPIKEEYILQGYFEEESTYNAIKSFIYQHSEQLPDAFLAGNDLSAIGCIKALENHGYEVPAQVSVVGFDDIDIAPYFSPPLTTVRNQIARQGILAIEQLIRMIEKKEQGHSQRLKGELVVRGSSQVKLQ
- a CDS encoding ABC transporter permease, whose product is MAKLAVTEPVNGKPNEKTTMGQKIKEFAVDFWRQRELQSMIIPGIIFMIIFCYIPIYGLTIAFKSYTVIDTLDSAPWVGLENFKIIMSDQYFWDAVVNTLAISFLKLGIGFIIPIILAIMIYELSFTRMKKFVQTVSYLPHFLSWIVLGGMMINWFSTTGLFNQILLDLGIISKGQNILLDPGKYWWIATLSDIWKEAGWGTILYLAIMAKIDPTYYEAAKIDGASRIRQIWNITLPNMRSIISLNLILTVSGLLGSNLDQTLVLMNSQNRETAEVINSYVYRMGLTQGDFSYATAVGLGVSIVSVILLVTANKVTSKLNDNQSVL
- a CDS encoding sugar ABC transporter substrate-binding protein — protein: MSKVLRKKGVSLGAVLLAIMLTITACGSGGGGGSKSAALPDLDGRYTPDPSTPAWKLDTKKETTDLTWYVNADWWNTDFGKDTVTKKIKEDLNINIKFITGDDTKLNTFFAGGDMPDIITVFDSNSAVAQKASTWALPLNDLAEKYDPYFNQVAAKDTMNWFQQKDGKTYGYPDYSNTQADYDSGTIPAKTAFIIRQDVYEAIGKPSMKTPEEFESAMEKIKSQFPQLIPFGFNSIGTGTGSLGDVLQDYLGVPLEDKDGKFYNRNLDEDYLTWLKTLNTVYRNGDISDDSFADDGTAFEEKVKSGKYATIMLDGVPQQGGNLQTFMTNNPEDKYIAVDGPQSTVGNQPTLNQSGITGWMINYITKKAKDPAKAIQVFTYLLSDEGQALVNFGIEGETYKKNSDGTVEFLPAVKELQLTNSDKFKKDYRMGEFIFFGHDRYKALNKDSSPEAIKQMQEWGNGKLKPHFILENINPDQGTAEARSLSAIDTTWNTTLVSLIRSKTDDDFNKTLDAYKKFLDDNNWSKIVDIRSEKMQANREKLGIK
- a CDS encoding glycosyltransferase family 39 protein, with the translated sequence MRGLSQAYTFCQQHRYTLLFFVLGVLLRILQLGSIPPGLNQDEASIGYDAFSILHYGIDRNSMPMPVHLIAWGSGQNALYAYLSMPFIAVMGLTPLSVRLLGVLAGIAAMPVFCLLARHLFRSQAAAPVAMLLIAINPWHIMMSRWALESNLFPTLVLFAVYCLVKALQSPRWFYAFTTVMAISLYAYGTAYFFVPVFLTLIAFLLFKRKQLSLRMLLLNFLLFIIIGLPILLFLLINWLNLPSIITPLLSIPRLTVPRVETVTTFSDGHFLLSAREHIHSFISLLLSGSDGLPWNSISPFGYAYPIGLPFALLGLIASIWALRSNREPLQAIILLWLGSAVLMVLIIEVNINRVNVIFYPIILLICGGVLFFHRIKKGLSILCAAAFLIYFSAFAAVYFRDYPKQISTVFANHLGDAIDFASASTPGTIYITNRINMPYIYVLFYEKTRTADFIKSVVYANPGQDFQQVSSFGRYRFGTPFFHKAQQAAYIFDEGDPLPPASSGLIFKRFGRYTVVLVL